Proteins from one Chroococcidiopsis sp. CCMEE 29 genomic window:
- a CDS encoding PPC domain-containing protein, with protein sequence MKKFALLTAISVPIAVLSSNQVQAAGFTETGDAGETISTAQPVILPDSLPLDSISGTLNGDADLFQISLTGGQSFSATTVGGADFDTQLFLFDSAGKGIYANDNASSTPGFNQSTLPTGGFSPTESGIYYLGISGFDYDPVSVGGKIFPDFPDVAFNQVVGPTGSGGGSPLSGFDGAILDKGGSYTIAVTGAKAVPEPSSVLGTLALGACGVGFLLRKKQTNIS encoded by the coding sequence ATGAAAAAATTTGCCTTACTAACAGCAATATCAGTACCGATCGCAGTGCTGTCTTCCAATCAGGTACAGGCTGCTGGATTCACTGAAACTGGTGACGCAGGTGAGACGATTAGTACAGCTCAACCAGTTATCCTACCGGATTCATTGCCGCTAGATTCCATTTCTGGGACACTCAATGGAGATGCTGACCTGTTCCAAATCTCCCTGACTGGCGGTCAATCCTTCTCGGCTACAACAGTCGGTGGTGCTGATTTTGATACGCAGTTATTTTTATTCGACTCGGCTGGCAAGGGCATTTACGCTAATGATAACGCCAGCTCTACTCCCGGATTTAATCAATCTACCCTACCAACCGGTGGTTTTTCCCCCACCGAATCTGGCATCTATTACTTAGGAATTTCTGGCTTTGACTACGATCCTGTCAGTGTCGGGGGAAAAATTTTCCCTGATTTTCCTGATGTCGCCTTCAATCAAGTTGTTGGACCAACTGGTTCTGGCGGTGGTTCACCGCTAAGCGGTTTTGACGGTGCAATTTTAGATAAAGGTGGCAGCTACACGATCGCCGTTACCGGGGCTAAAGCCGTTCCTGAACCCTCTTCTGTGTTGGGTACATTAGCGCTTGGTGCTTGCGGCGTAGGTTTTCTGCTGAGAAAGAAACAAACAAACATAAGCTAG
- a CDS encoding ferritin-like domain-containing protein, whose translation MKKRKVASTSRRSLLKWGVCGLGAFALTTLPKQLTAQTSNGIKTLTFNADDIGILNFALLLEELEAAFYLLVLKSGKITDPTELDYMRALGAHEAEHVVFLRSVLGEDTTFRTKDLSFNRSGLDALLTDRKTILNAAVALEDTGVHAYNGAGPSLKNPIFLLAAGSIVSVEARHAAGARALLGRPATEPDSDRAVSEADLVPELNPFKGRAYDELYTPKQIVAIVGSLNILNNPINGTLVA comes from the coding sequence ATGAAGAAAAGGAAGGTAGCTTCTACCTCACGGCGTAGCTTACTGAAATGGGGTGTTTGTGGGCTGGGTGCATTTGCCCTAACAACTTTGCCTAAACAGCTAACCGCGCAGACTAGTAACGGCATTAAGACCCTGACATTTAATGCTGACGACATTGGTATCCTCAACTTTGCCTTGCTACTAGAGGAACTTGAAGCAGCATTCTATTTACTTGTGCTGAAATCAGGCAAGATTACTGATCCTACGGAGCTTGACTACATGAGAGCTTTGGGGGCGCATGAGGCGGAACACGTAGTATTCCTCCGTAGCGTACTCGGCGAGGATACTACGTTTCGAACAAAAGACCTCAGCTTCAACAGATCTGGGTTAGATGCTTTACTGACTGACCGCAAGACCATCTTGAACGCGGCTGTTGCTTTAGAGGACACAGGCGTACACGCCTATAATGGTGCGGGACCAAGCCTGAAGAACCCTATCTTCCTGCTTGCGGCTGGCTCCATCGTCTCTGTGGAAGCGCGTCACGCTGCTGGAGCGCGGGCGCTGCTGGGGCGACCTGCCACTGAACCTGATAGCGATCGCGCAGTCAGTGAGGCTGATTTAGTGCCCGAACTGAATCCCTTCAAAGGCCGTGCCTACGATGAGTTGTACACGCCCAAACAAATTGTGGCGATCGTTGGCTCATTAAATATCTTAAACAATCCCATCAATGGCACGCTTGTCGCCTAA
- a CDS encoding ferritin-like domain-containing protein → MKTLFNLAFQQMAKNMPPRHNFVKIVLGSCGRLFRLMAVSAQASLLVLSLLFLSLFITPATPADAQGAVLTPKQVVEYALTLEKLEADFYRRAVVASQNGGLASAPQVAKNVIVSYGEDEAQHVVDLSAVLTALGGNPDGVTIPANPNYSAILGRDPFANPADFLLAGQFVEDVGVAAYKGQVQNLLAAGEAGKTVLAGALEIHTVEARHAAGIRYLRQTLLNVDVRPWIRMPQEVLYNENRDGFPVIPFSSEAFDGFATSDEVLALLSPILNP, encoded by the coding sequence ATGAAAACCCTCTTCAACTTGGCGTTCCAGCAGATGGCTAAAAATATGCCACCCCGCCACAACTTTGTCAAAATTGTCCTCGGCAGTTGCGGTCGCTTATTCCGCCTGATGGCGGTCTCAGCTCAAGCTAGCCTACTGGTTTTGTCCCTACTATTTCTCTCTCTGTTCATCACCCCAGCTACACCCGCCGATGCTCAGGGCGCAGTATTGACACCTAAACAAGTTGTTGAATACGCCCTGACATTAGAAAAGTTGGAAGCTGACTTTTATCGCCGTGCAGTTGTTGCCTCCCAAAATGGCGGTTTGGCAAGTGCCCCGCAAGTAGCTAAAAATGTGATCGTCTCCTACGGAGAGGATGAGGCGCAACACGTTGTTGATCTATCAGCTGTCTTAACAGCTCTAGGCGGCAACCCAGACGGAGTTACTATTCCAGCTAACCCTAATTACAGCGCTATATTAGGTCGCGATCCGTTTGCAAATCCTGCCGATTTTCTGCTAGCGGGACAGTTTGTAGAGGATGTGGGAGTGGCAGCCTATAAAGGACAAGTGCAGAACTTACTGGCAGCTGGGGAAGCTGGCAAAACTGTACTAGCTGGAGCCTTAGAAATTCACACTGTAGAAGCTCGCCACGCTGCTGGAATCCGCTATTTGCGGCAGACTCTACTCAATGTCGACGTCCGACCATGGATTAGAATGCCACAAGAGGTGCTTTACAACGAAAATCGGGATGGTTTCCCGGTTATTCCGTTCAGTAGTGAGGCTTTTGATGGCTTCGCCACCAGTGATGAGGTACTGGCGTTGTTAAGCCCGATTCTAAATCCGTAG
- a CDS encoding thioesterase family protein, which translates to MPFIYQRTVRFQDTDAAGVVYFANVLAMCHEAYEESLATSGINLKLFFSNPAVAIPIVHADVDFLRPLFCGDQVIITLIPQHMGSNQFEIAYAINTVEEQRIAKAVTRHVCINAMSRTKQSLPGEIMQWFQQWV; encoded by the coding sequence ATGCCGTTCATTTATCAGCGTACCGTTCGATTTCAAGATACTGACGCTGCTGGCGTTGTTTATTTTGCTAATGTCTTAGCAATGTGTCATGAAGCTTATGAAGAATCGCTGGCAACATCTGGCATAAATCTCAAGTTATTCTTCAGTAACCCAGCGGTTGCCATTCCGATTGTTCATGCCGATGTAGATTTCTTGCGTCCTTTGTTTTGTGGAGACCAGGTAATTATTACCTTAATTCCTCAACACATGGGTAGCAATCAGTTTGAAATTGCTTACGCAATCAATACAGTAGAAGAGCAGCGAATTGCCAAGGCAGTTACTAGGCATGTTTGCATTAACGCAATGAGCAGAACTAAACAAAGTTTGCCAGGTGAAATCATGCAATGGTTTCAGCAGTGGGTTTAA
- a CDS encoding 2-succinylbenzoate--CoA ligase, whose product MERPIAYLKNPAENWLICDRSQQFTQLAEQLYLELTQLLQQGTVPKILLAEREPVKFLAGFIAACAAGCPVFLCNPNWVKQEWQQVFELVQPDLVLGYGDWGLAIKDYYPSPQPAIANPQWIMIPTGGSSGKIRFAIHTWETLMASVQGFQQYFQLNQVNSFCVLPLYHVSGLMQFLRSLTTGGQLVVLPFKALEAGEKTDINPSEFFISLVPTQLQRLLQQPPLASWLSEFQTVLLGGAPAWQELLEQARHYGIHLAPTYGMTETASQIATLKPKDFLNGYNHCGQVLPHAKVTIHSPTNQVLGVNQTGIITIQAKSLALGYYPELFANNQHFQLDDIGFLNNQGYLNVVGRSSNKIITGGENVYPNEVEAAIRATHLVDDVCVIGLPNHQWGQVVTAIYVPNNSFVTPATLQAAITDKLSKFKQPKYWISLQKLPRNTQGKINHEHLYQIATELLPLSL is encoded by the coding sequence ATGGAAAGACCAATAGCGTATCTCAAAAACCCTGCTGAGAATTGGCTTATTTGCGATCGCAGCCAGCAATTTACTCAGTTAGCTGAACAATTGTATTTAGAATTAACGCAGCTGCTACAGCAGGGAACAGTACCAAAAATTCTCCTCGCTGAGCGCGAACCAGTGAAATTTCTAGCCGGTTTCATCGCCGCTTGTGCAGCGGGTTGTCCTGTTTTCCTTTGTAACCCCAACTGGGTAAAGCAGGAATGGCAACAAGTTTTTGAGTTAGTGCAACCAGACTTAGTTTTAGGCTACGGAGATTGGGGATTGGCAATTAAAGATTACTATCCTAGCCCTCAACCTGCGATCGCCAACCCCCAATGGATTATGATTCCCACGGGTGGTTCATCAGGTAAGATTCGGTTTGCCATCCACACCTGGGAAACCTTAATGGCATCTGTGCAAGGTTTTCAGCAATATTTTCAACTGAATCAAGTCAATTCATTCTGTGTATTGCCGCTCTATCATGTTAGCGGTCTGATGCAATTTCTGCGATCGCTTACAACGGGTGGTCAACTGGTTGTGCTGCCATTTAAAGCACTGGAAGCTGGTGAAAAAACTGATATAAATCCATCTGAATTTTTCATATCCTTAGTGCCAACTCAGTTGCAGCGTCTGCTACAGCAACCACCACTAGCTAGCTGGCTATCCGAATTTCAAACCGTATTATTGGGGGGGGCGCCAGCTTGGCAGGAACTACTGGAACAAGCAAGACACTACGGTATTCATTTAGCACCCACCTACGGCATGACAGAAACTGCCTCCCAGATTGCCACCCTCAAACCAAAAGATTTTCTCAACGGTTACAACCACTGTGGTCAAGTTTTACCCCATGCCAAAGTGACTATTCACAGCCCCACAAATCAAGTGTTGGGGGTAAATCAAACAGGAATTATTACTATTCAGGCTAAATCTTTAGCACTAGGTTATTACCCAGAATTATTTGCTAATAACCAACATTTTCAATTGGATGATATAGGTTTCTTAAATAATCAAGGTTACTTAAACGTTGTTGGTCGTAGCAGTAACAAAATTATTACTGGCGGTGAAAACGTCTATCCAAATGAAGTAGAAGCAGCTATTAGAGCAACGCATCTAGTTGATGATGTCTGTGTAATAGGCTTACCTAACCACCAATGGGGGCAAGTGGTAACAGCTATTTATGTTCCTAACAATTCATTTGTTACTCCTGCTACATTGCAAGCTGCAATTACAGATAAATTGAGTAAATTCAAACAACCTAAATATTGGATTTCTCTGCAAAAGTTACCCCGAAACACCCAGGGGAAAATTAACCACGAACATTTATATCAGATAGCCACAGAATTGCTGCCCCTATCCTTGTAG
- a CDS encoding o-succinylbenzoate synthase, with the protein MQVKCAIAYRFEFHPYQRRFKSPLQTSHGIWDVRDGIILRLSDETGLASYGEIAPISWFGSESLEQALDFCRQLPTKITNEMIFSIPSDLPACQFGFESALEAILRGQGSGIRGQGLEEQGKQGEKFPASPRHRVSVSSSSHLAPLFEKPLARLRPSPLTYSVLLPAGEAALQAWQSLWDRGYRTFKWKIGVYPIADELEIFKLLTQALPVSAKLRLDANGGLTDEAANLWLWSCDKELSSKIEFIEQPLPVEKFTQMLELSSCYATLIALDESVATLAQLETCYQQGWREIFVIKAAIAGSPRRLRQFCQAHKIDAVFSSVFETAVGRLAALNLAAELSQNHRAVGFGVNHWFDDDAQTWLEQLWKDQ; encoded by the coding sequence ATGCAAGTTAAATGTGCAATAGCTTACCGATTTGAGTTTCATCCTTATCAGCGGAGATTTAAGTCTCCGTTGCAAACCAGTCACGGGATCTGGGATGTTCGGGATGGTATCATTCTCCGCCTCAGTGATGAAACGGGGTTAGCCAGCTACGGTGAGATTGCGCCTATCAGTTGGTTTGGTTCTGAAAGCTTAGAGCAAGCCCTAGATTTTTGCCGCCAGCTGCCAACTAAAATCACAAATGAGATGATTTTCTCAATTCCGAGTGACTTACCCGCCTGTCAGTTTGGCTTTGAATCAGCACTTGAAGCAATATTAAGGGGTCAGGGGTCAGGGATCAGGGGTCAGGGATTAGAAGAGCAGGGGAAGCAGGGGGAGAAATTCCCTGCGTCACCGCGTCACCGCGTCTCCGTATCCTCTTCCTCACACCTCGCCCCACTCTTCGAGAAGCCGCTTGCGCGTCTACGCCCCTCGCCCCTCACCTACAGTGTATTATTGCCAGCTGGGGAGGCAGCTTTACAGGCTTGGCAAAGTTTGTGGGATCGGGGATATCGCACTTTTAAGTGGAAGATTGGGGTTTATCCGATTGCAGATGAGCTGGAAATTTTTAAGTTACTCACTCAAGCACTACCAGTGTCAGCAAAACTGCGATTAGATGCTAATGGAGGACTGACTGATGAGGCAGCAAATTTATGGCTTTGGAGTTGTGACAAGGAGTTATCCAGCAAAATCGAATTCATCGAACAACCGCTGCCTGTAGAGAAATTTACCCAAATGCTGGAATTAAGTAGCTGCTATGCCACCCTGATCGCCTTGGATGAATCTGTTGCTACACTTGCTCAACTGGAAACTTGTTATCAGCAGGGTTGGCGGGAGATTTTTGTAATTAAGGCAGCGATCGCGGGTTCCCCACGCCGTTTACGGCAGTTTTGCCAAGCACACAAAATTGATGCCGTGTTTTCATCTGTATTTGAAACGGCTGTTGGCAGACTTGCCGCCTTGAATTTAGCAGCTGAATTATCTCAAAATCATCGCGCTGTTGGTTTTGGGGTTAACCACTGGTTCGACGATGACGCTCAAACTTGGCTGGAGCAGTTATGGAAAGACCAATAG
- the menA gene encoding 2-carboxy-1,4-naphthoquinone phytyltransferase, translated as MTTKLISYPNTKLWMAAIKPPMYSVAIIPIWVGTAVAFAETKTINRGIFSAFLTAAVFILAWMNLSNDVFDSETGVDKNKAHSLVNLTGNKNLIFWLGNLFLVLGLLEILTIAWWQRDLTIIGIILLCCALGYSYQGPPFRLGYQGLGEIICFFCFGPLGVAAAYYSQTQTWSVTSLAASTIVGIVTSLILFCSHFHQVQDDLAAGKRSPIVRLGTAMAAQLLPWFGGSIYVLTGMFVILGIFPVWTLLSWISLPFALQLFQHVKQYHNQPELVSNCKFIAVAVHFWSGLFLGLGFLLAGS; from the coding sequence ATGACTACAAAGCTGATTTCATATCCAAACACAAAGTTATGGATGGCGGCAATTAAGCCTCCGATGTACAGCGTTGCCATCATTCCAATCTGGGTAGGAACCGCTGTTGCTTTTGCTGAAACTAAGACGATAAACAGAGGAATATTTTCTGCTTTTTTAACTGCTGCGGTTTTCATTCTTGCTTGGATGAATCTCAGTAATGATGTCTTTGATTCAGAAACGGGCGTTGATAAAAATAAAGCCCATTCTTTAGTTAATTTGACTGGTAACAAAAATCTAATTTTCTGGCTAGGAAACCTGTTTTTAGTTTTAGGGCTGCTGGAGATACTAACGATCGCTTGGTGGCAAAGAGACCTAACTATAATTGGCATTATCCTACTTTGCTGTGCGTTGGGCTACAGCTACCAAGGACCTCCTTTTCGTTTAGGTTATCAGGGGTTAGGAGAAATTATTTGCTTCTTTTGCTTTGGTCCCCTAGGAGTAGCAGCAGCATACTACAGTCAAACTCAAACTTGGTCAGTAACGAGCTTAGCAGCCTCTACGATCGTCGGCATTGTCACCAGTTTAATTTTGTTCTGCTCTCATTTCCACCAAGTTCAGGATGATTTAGCAGCAGGGAAGCGATCGCCCATCGTTCGTCTTGGCACCGCAATGGCTGCCCAGCTACTACCTTGGTTTGGTGGCAGTATTTATGTACTGACGGGAATGTTTGTGATTTTAGGAATTTTCCCAGTCTGGACATTACTTAGCTGGATTAGCCTACCATTTGCCCTCCAATTATTCCAGCACGTGAAGCAATATCATAATCAGCCAGAACTGGTCAGTAATTGCAAGTTTATTGCCGTAGCCGTGCATTTTTGGAGTGGGCTATTTTTGGGATTGGGTTTCCTGCTTGCAGGCAGCTGA
- a CDS encoding isochorismate synthase — protein sequence MPVLPCRTNLFPSHRELYQFLLAVQQNCLKSKCTQIVSISLEVEQIDPLVVMENVSQPDQLNFYFENKGKKEAIAAVDAVTRLKLSGENRFDRAQKFIQSCLANTSTFGTINHPFAGPHFFCSFAFFDRTNQADYPFPAATVFLPRWQLARQSDRCVFVANLVIKFDINLEIVLQQLWQDFQEIILSKTSLYRKKSFRQELIKTDVSSIDNFKTSVLSSLASIRENHLHKIVLAHAIDVNSSGPFNLFQCLKNLRRLHPDCYVFSTSNGKGQNFIGASPERLISVHDHQLTTDALAGSAPRGKTAVEDAELANQLLNSEKERREHRVVIDFITQRLYQLGIVPQILPPRLRQLSNIQHLWTPIQAKVPATVHPLEIVAELHPTPAVAGDGRNIAAQIRHYESFERGLYAAPLGWVNHRGDSEFIVGIRSALINGDRARLYAGAGIVVGSDPDREIAEVQLKLQALFKALV from the coding sequence ATGCCAGTTTTACCGTGTCGTACCAATTTGTTTCCTTCTCACAGAGAGCTTTATCAATTTCTCTTAGCTGTGCAGCAAAACTGCCTCAAAAGCAAATGCACGCAAATTGTTAGTATTTCTTTGGAAGTTGAACAAATTGATCCTCTGGTTGTAATGGAAAATGTCTCTCAGCCAGATCAACTCAATTTTTACTTCGAGAACAAAGGTAAAAAAGAAGCGATCGCTGCTGTAGATGCCGTAACCAGATTAAAATTATCTGGCGAAAACCGCTTTGATCGAGCTCAAAAATTCATTCAATCCTGCCTTGCTAATACCAGCACTTTTGGCACCATTAATCACCCTTTTGCTGGACCTCACTTCTTTTGTAGCTTTGCCTTTTTTGATCGAACCAACCAAGCCGATTATCCATTCCCAGCCGCTACAGTTTTTCTACCTCGTTGGCAATTGGCACGTCAGAGCGATCGCTGTGTCTTCGTCGCTAATTTAGTCATTAAGTTTGATATAAATCTTGAAATAGTTTTACAGCAATTATGGCAGGATTTTCAAGAAATTATTTTATCAAAAACTAGCTTATATAGAAAGAAAAGCTTTAGGCAAGAATTAATTAAAACAGATGTAAGTAGCATTGATAACTTTAAAACATCAGTGCTATCTAGTTTGGCATCAATCCGAGAGAATCATTTGCACAAAATTGTACTTGCCCACGCAATTGATGTTAATTCCAGTGGTCCTTTTAACCTGTTTCAGTGCTTAAAAAACCTACGTAGGCTCCATCCTGATTGTTATGTATTCTCCACTAGTAACGGCAAAGGTCAAAACTTTATTGGGGCAAGTCCAGAACGCTTAATTAGTGTTCACGATCACCAGTTGACGACGGATGCTTTAGCGGGATCGGCACCACGGGGAAAAACTGCTGTTGAGGATGCTGAATTAGCAAATCAGTTATTGAATAGTGAAAAGGAAAGGCGTGAACATCGGGTTGTGATTGATTTTATTACCCAACGCCTATATCAACTGGGTATTGTGCCACAAATATTACCCCCAAGGTTGCGGCAACTGTCGAATATTCAGCATTTATGGACACCTATCCAAGCGAAAGTTCCCGCTACCGTGCATCCATTGGAAATTGTGGCTGAGTTGCATCCTACCCCAGCAGTTGCTGGTGATGGCAGAAATATCGCTGCCCAGATCCGCCACTATGAAAGTTTTGAACGGGGGTTGTATGCTGCGCCATTAGGTTGGGTTAACCACCGCGGTGACAGCGAGTTTATTGTCGGGATTCGTTCAGCTTTAATCAATGGCGATCGCGCTAGACTTTACGCTGGGGCTGGTATAGTTGTCGGATCGGACCCGGATAGAGAAATTGCCGAAGTGCAACTGAAACTTCAAGCACTATTCAAAGCCTTGGTTTAG
- a CDS encoding glycosyltransferase, whose product MTCIALIAGTYLPERCGMADYTAHLRANLRSEYGFQSIVLTTYYAAEAAYDPNAIGVVHGWRLADLWALVQAVHDSGADILHIQHTAGTYGFKRAIFLLPLLLRVTGWRSPIVTTVHEYGWWEWQLKGIPSELIEWLKMWGQHRYLWDREDGFLLTLSDAIITTNTDAETVIHNRLPELKNRVFHIPIAANVEVAPIDRTTARQMLRELCNWSEDSVVIAFFGFLHPAKGLETLLSAFKQVLANYPQARLLLIGGVNSLALDGEDSKRYWVQLHGLVAELGLLPLVHLTGYVSAETASYYLAGADIGVLPFNHGITLKSSSLLTLLAHGLPVVATQQNTTLPDGHPIQLVPPRDINALASALLELLNNPNERTLLSAAGRAFRQNFTWQSIARAHLEVYKTLEQPSSKSERNRHPESTSVANET is encoded by the coding sequence ATGACTTGCATTGCACTGATTGCTGGGACATACTTGCCAGAGCGCTGTGGTATGGCAGACTACACTGCACACCTCCGTGCTAACCTCCGCAGTGAGTATGGTTTTCAATCCATCGTGCTTACTACCTACTATGCTGCTGAGGCGGCATACGATCCTAACGCCATTGGCGTAGTACATGGGTGGCGGCTTGCTGATCTTTGGGCATTAGTGCAAGCAGTACATGATAGCGGTGCTGACATTTTGCATATCCAACACACTGCTGGAACCTATGGTTTTAAACGTGCCATTTTCCTGCTACCGCTGCTATTGCGAGTGACTGGGTGGCGATCGCCGATTGTGACTACAGTGCATGAGTATGGCTGGTGGGAATGGCAACTCAAGGGCATTCCATCTGAGCTAATTGAATGGTTGAAAATGTGGGGACAGCATCGCTACTTGTGGGATCGGGAAGATGGGTTTTTGCTAACGCTCAGTGATGCAATAATTACGACCAATACTGATGCGGAGACGGTGATTCATAATCGGTTGCCAGAGTTGAAAAATCGTGTATTTCACATTCCTATTGCGGCGAATGTTGAAGTCGCACCGATTGACCGGACTACGGCACGGCAGATGTTGCGCGAACTCTGCAATTGGTCTGAGGATTCAGTAGTCATTGCTTTCTTTGGCTTCCTCCACCCAGCCAAAGGTTTGGAAACCCTACTATCGGCATTCAAGCAAGTGTTGGCAAACTATCCACAAGCACGCTTGCTACTGATTGGGGGAGTGAATAGCCTTGCCTTAGACGGTGAAGATTCTAAACGATATTGGGTTCAGCTTCATGGACTTGTAGCCGAACTAGGGCTGCTCCCGTTGGTTCATCTCACTGGCTACGTCAGCGCTGAAACTGCCTCGTACTACTTAGCGGGAGCTGACATTGGGGTACTGCCATTCAACCACGGCATCACGCTCAAAAGCAGTTCACTCTTAACTCTGTTAGCCCACGGGCTGCCTGTTGTCGCTACCCAGCAGAATACGACTTTACCAGATGGACATCCGATTCAGCTTGTACCGCCGCGTGATATAAATGCTTTAGCATCTGCGCTGTTGGAGCTGCTGAATAACCCCAATGAACGTACTCTCTTAAGTGCAGCAGGTCGTGCATTCAGGCAAAATTTTACCTGGCAGAGCATCGCCAGAGCGCACCTAGAAGTTTACAAAACCTTGGAGCAGCCCTCTTCTAAATCTGAGAGGAATCGCCATCCAGAGTCCACCTCAGTCGCAAATGAAACTTGA
- a CDS encoding flavin reductase family protein, translated as MLDEQAKKTMLRKIPHGLFICGVKDGEDVNGFTVSWLMQASFKPPLVVNCVKQDSRSHQMIKNSGVFAISFLDAEQKNVAQKFFQPQRRIGNKFEDVEFYLGETGCPIISDSLGYIECQVVDAVEKGDHTVYVGEVIAAGVHREGESLRLESTGWQYGG; from the coding sequence TTGCTAGACGAACAAGCCAAAAAAACCATGCTGCGGAAGATTCCTCACGGGCTCTTTATCTGTGGTGTCAAGGATGGGGAGGATGTCAACGGCTTTACCGTCAGCTGGTTGATGCAGGCTTCATTTAAGCCACCCTTGGTAGTGAATTGTGTCAAACAAGATTCCAGATCCCACCAAATGATTAAAAACAGTGGGGTGTTTGCCATCAGTTTCCTAGATGCAGAACAAAAGAATGTGGCGCAGAAATTCTTTCAGCCGCAGCGCCGGATCGGCAATAAATTTGAAGATGTGGAATTTTATTTAGGTGAAACCGGGTGCCCCATCATTTCTGACTCTCTCGGTTACATTGAATGTCAAGTCGTCGATGCAGTAGAAAAAGGCGATCACACAGTCTATGTAGGTGAAGTAATTGCTGCTGGCGTTCACCGCGAGGGTGAATCCCTACGACTTGAAAGTACTGGATGGCAATACGGGGGTTAA
- a CDS encoding phenylpyruvate tautomerase MIF-related protein produces MPLIKVQTSVSAAEKSEVDMLLKGLSAKLARHLGKPESYVMTAFEPGVPMTFAGTSEPVCYVEVKSVGSMQPEQTKAMSQDFCQQINEALGVDKNRIYIEFNDAKGYLWGWNGSTFG; encoded by the coding sequence ATGCCACTAATTAAAGTACAAACCTCTGTCTCTGCTGCAGAAAAATCTGAGGTTGATATGCTGCTTAAGGGTCTGTCAGCTAAATTGGCAAGGCATCTAGGTAAACCAGAGTCCTATGTAATGACTGCTTTTGAACCTGGAGTGCCAATGACATTTGCTGGCACTTCAGAACCAGTTTGCTACGTTGAGGTTAAAAGCGTAGGCAGTATGCAACCGGAGCAAACAAAGGCAATGAGCCAGGATTTTTGTCAACAAATTAACGAAGCGTTAGGTGTAGACAAGAACCGCATTTATATTGAATTTAACGATGCTAAGGGTTATCTGTGGGGCTGGAATGGCTCAACATTCGGCTAG
- a CDS encoding nuclear transport factor 2 family protein: MTSEIAERFMQTLQQIEATGDVEPLVELFTEDAELSNLAMTEPLRGHDGARRFWQKYLSVFERIQSKFTNVVEGDRTTVLEWISEGALSTGESLNYQGVSILETDNGHVRCFRTYYDSAVFLPQGAK, translated from the coding sequence ATGACAAGTGAAATAGCTGAGCGCTTTATGCAAACGCTACAGCAGATAGAAGCAACTGGTGATGTTGAACCGCTGGTAGAGTTGTTTACTGAAGATGCAGAACTGAGTAATCTGGCAATGACAGAGCCATTACGAGGACATGATGGCGCACGGCGTTTCTGGCAAAAGTATCTGTCAGTATTTGAGCGTATCCAGTCAAAATTTACTAATGTAGTTGAGGGCGATCGCACTACAGTATTGGAGTGGATTTCGGAGGGGGCTTTGTCAACGGGTGAATCTCTGAACTACCAGGGTGTAAGCATACTCGAAACGGATAATGGACACGTGAGGTGCTTCCGCACATACTATGATTCCGCTGTTTTCCTGCCACAAGGCGCAAAGTAA